Proteins from a genomic interval of Desulfovibrio piger:
- a CDS encoding GatB/YqeY domain-containing protein, producing the protein MSLFETIEKDYVQAYKAKDAVRLTVLRLLKTAVKNRLVDLCRPGGTLDDAEMLDLIIKEGKQRQDSIEQYTSAGRQDLADKEAAELAVIQSYLPKPLTEEELTALIDATIAEVGATSPREMGKVISAIMATHKGRVDGKALSAAVKARLTA; encoded by the coding sequence ATGAGCCTGTTTGAAACTATCGAAAAAGATTACGTCCAGGCCTACAAGGCCAAGGACGCCGTGCGTCTGACCGTCCTGCGCCTGCTCAAGACCGCCGTCAAGAACCGCCTGGTGGACCTGTGCCGTCCCGGCGGCACCCTGGACGATGCCGAGATGCTCGACCTCATCATCAAGGAAGGCAAGCAGCGTCAGGACTCCATCGAGCAGTACACCTCCGCCGGCCGTCAGGATCTGGCCGACAAGGAAGCCGCCGAACTGGCCGTCATCCAGAGCTACCTGCCCAAGCCCCTGACCGAAGAAGAGCTGACCGCCCTCATCGATGCCACCATCGCCGAAGTGGGCGCCACCTCGCCCCGCGAGATGGGCAAGGTCATCTCCGCCATCATGGCCACCCACAAGGGCCGTGTGGACGGCAAGGCCCTTTCCGCCGCCGTCAAGGCCCGCCTGACCGCCTAA
- the rpsU gene encoding 30S ribosomal protein S21, producing MPGVFLNEDDYNFDIALRRFKKQVEKAGVLSEMKKRQHYEKPSVMRKKKKAAARKRLMKKIRKMNMA from the coding sequence GTGCCCGGAGTGTTTCTGAACGAAGACGATTACAACTTCGATATCGCGCTGCGCCGCTTCAAGAAGCAGGTGGAAAAGGCCGGTGTGCTGTCCGAAATGAAAAAGCGCCAGCACTACGAAAAGCCCAGCGTGATGCGCAAGAAGAAGAAGGCTGCTGCCCGTAAGCGCCTGATGAAGAAAATCAGAAAGATGAACATGGCCTAG
- a CDS encoding YbjN domain-containing protein, with translation MDKKFCFDALAEEGFQPEIDEDGDISFLAGEISLSLILDEEDKDFFSLVCAFEVDDMDQLELFYSAASEASREYRIAKAYIGEIEDECFEIRFCVEGLATPELFRSNLRRYVELLLDMQESVFDACEEDDSDAE, from the coding sequence ATGGACAAGAAATTCTGTTTCGATGCCCTGGCTGAAGAAGGCTTCCAGCCTGAGATCGACGAAGACGGCGACATCTCCTTCCTCGCGGGCGAGATCTCCCTTTCCCTCATCCTCGACGAGGAAGACAAGGACTTCTTCTCTCTGGTCTGCGCCTTCGAAGTGGACGACATGGATCAGCTGGAGCTCTTCTACAGCGCCGCTTCCGAAGCCTCCCGCGAATACCGGATCGCCAAGGCCTACATCGGCGAGATCGAAGACGAATGCTTCGAGATCCGCTTCTGTGTGGAAGGCCTGGCCACGCCGGAACTCTTCCGCAGCAACCTGCGCCGCTATGTGGAGCTGCTGCTGGACATGCAGGAAAGCGTCTTTGACGCCTGCGAAGAAGACGACTCCGACGCCGAGTAG
- a CDS encoding HU family DNA-binding protein encodes MTKADLVEKIAAKANLTKAAAERALNAFLASVEESLAKDDKLTLTGFGTFVVETRKERQGRNPRTGETLTIPACKMVKFRPGKMLKDALD; translated from the coding sequence ATGACCAAGGCTGACCTGGTTGAAAAGATTGCCGCCAAGGCCAATCTGACCAAAGCCGCTGCTGAACGCGCGCTCAATGCCTTCCTGGCTTCTGTGGAAGAATCCCTGGCCAAGGACGACAAGCTGACCCTGACCGGTTTCGGCACCTTCGTGGTGGAGACCCGCAAGGAACGCCAGGGCCGCAACCCCCGTACCGGCGAGACCCTGACCATCCCCGCCTGCAAGATGGTGAAATTCCGTCCCGGCAAGATGCTCAAGGACGCCCTCGACTAG
- the rsmA gene encoding 16S rRNA (adenine(1518)-N(6)/adenine(1519)-N(6))-dimethyltransferase RsmA, translating into MNESTQPKAKKSLGQHFLRHESICNRIASLLLPKDTDNVIEIGPGPGALTRAIEAQPHARLVLLEKDSHWAAERQRLGAARTQAVLTDALRFDWSRITPDNPWKIIGNLPYNVASPMMWDLFSRATGLVRAAFMVQKEVGQRLAAGPGNGHYGALSVWVQSFARPRMEFIVGPGAFSPPPKVDSAVLSFEPLPPDQRPERPDLLALVIKVCFQQRRKQLGSIARRCPLAPWLSAAIEQAGITPTLRPEQLTVADFQHISRFGASLLDNPLKN; encoded by the coding sequence ATGAACGAAAGCACCCAACCCAAGGCCAAAAAAAGTCTGGGCCAGCACTTCTTGCGGCATGAGAGCATCTGCAACCGCATCGCCTCCCTGCTGCTGCCCAAGGACACGGACAACGTCATCGAGATCGGCCCCGGCCCCGGCGCCCTGACCCGCGCCATCGAGGCCCAGCCCCATGCCCGGCTGGTGCTGCTGGAAAAGGACAGCCACTGGGCCGCCGAGCGCCAGCGCCTGGGCGCGGCGCGTACCCAGGCCGTGCTGACGGACGCCCTGCGCTTCGACTGGAGCCGCATCACGCCCGACAATCCGTGGAAGATCATCGGCAACCTGCCCTACAACGTGGCCTCGCCCATGATGTGGGACCTGTTCTCCCGCGCCACGGGCCTGGTGCGGGCGGCCTTCATGGTCCAGAAGGAAGTGGGCCAGCGCCTGGCCGCCGGGCCGGGCAACGGCCATTACGGGGCCCTGTCGGTCTGGGTGCAGAGTTTTGCCCGGCCGCGCATGGAGTTCATCGTGGGCCCCGGCGCCTTCAGCCCGCCGCCCAAGGTGGATTCCGCCGTGCTCTCCTTCGAGCCCCTGCCCCCGGACCAGCGCCCGGAGCGCCCGGATCTGCTGGCCCTGGTCATCAAGGTCTGTTTCCAGCAGCGCCGCAAACAGCTGGGCAGCATCGCCCGCCGCTGCCCGCTGGCCCCGTGGCTGTCCGCGGCCATCGAGCAGGCCGGCATCACGCCCACCCTGCGGCCGGAACAGCTCACTGTGGCGGACTTTCAGCATATCAGCCGTTTCGGGGCTTCCTTGCTTGACAACCCCTTGAAAAACTGA